The Pseudomonadota bacterium sequence GGAAAGGGGCGTTACCTTGTTCCCGGATTCATCGATCAACATGTGCATCTTCTCGGCGGCGGCGGCGCTGCGGGCTTCGGGAGCCGGGGGCCTGAGACCGCCTTCAGCGAAGCGGTGCTGGCAGGAACCACCACTGTCGTTGGGTGTGTAGGGGTGGATCAGGAGGGTCGGGACTTAAAAGAACTTTATGCAAAGACAAAAAGCCTCGAAGTACGCGGTCTTACCGCTCGTATGTATACAGGCGGGTTCGACATGCGGATCACACTGACCGGCAGTTTGAAGTCCGACCTTTTTCTCATTGATAACGTCATAGGGTCAAAGGTTGCCGTGTCGGACAGGAGATCGGTCCAGCCTACCCATGACGAACTGAAAAGGGTCTTTGCGGAAACGATAGTGGGGGGTCTCTCCGCCAACAAGGCGGGAGTGGTCCATATACACATGGGGGACCAGAAAACAGGTCTTACGCCGGTTATGCGGGCGTGGCAGGAAGTCGAAATGCCGATCAGAAAGATTGTTCCCACCCACCTGAACAGGAATGCCATTCTCATGGAGCAGGGGCTTGACTGGGCCATGTCAGGCGGTCTCGTCGATTTCACGCCTTCCATTACACCGGGCGATTTCAAAGAGGCGAAGAGGGCGAGCGAGGCTGTAGGAATCTATTTATCAAAAGGGGTTCCCATCGATCAGATCACATTGAGTACCGATGCGAATGGCGTATTTACAATTCACGGCTTCGATAAGATGTTCAGGGTGCCTATGACCCTGCTTCAACAGGAATTCCAGGACCTGGTTCTTGTCAGGAAGCTGAGCATGACGGATGCACTGAGGTGCGTATCCACGAATGTGGCGGACATCCTCAGACTCAGTCAGAAGGGTCGGATCGCGGAAGGGGCTGATGCGGACATGCTTTTGCTCGATCCGGAGACCCTGGACGTGGATGTCGTCATGGCCCGGGGTATTGTGGTCGTGGACGAGAAAAAGTTTATATCGAGGCAGAAGCTGGATGTATGAACCGGCAGGCCAGGTAAAAGCGGCTGCAAATGAAGGCAGCAAATAATTAGTCAGGAGGACATTATGCAAGAGTTTAAGGGTATTTTTACAATTCTTCCGCTTCCATTTACGGAAGACTATAAGATCAACGAAGAGGAGCTCTATCGTGCGGTAGATTGGGCGGTCAAAGCGGGAAGCCAGGGGATAATCGCCACCGGGTCGGCAGCGGAGTTTTCACATCTGACCCGTGATGAGAGAAGGTGGCTCATGGAGAGCACCTTGAAGCAGATCAGGAAGCACGACGGTATAAAGGCAATGGCCATGACTGCTGCTGCTGCCACCTTTGAAACCATCGAGTACACCGCATATGCAAAGGATCTTGGGTACGATGCAGCCCTGATTGTGCCCCCGTACTATTGGAAGGTCAATGAGTCGGAGGTTTTCCGGCATTACAAGATGATCTCCGAAGCGGTAGATATACCGGTTGTCATCTACCACAACGTTACGACCTCGAAATTCAGCATTTCCGTCGATTTCGCGGAGCGTCTCTCTACAATCCCCAATATCGCGGGAATCAAAGAGATGAGCACAGACCTCACATTTCTGCAATCCCTGTATGAGAGGCTTGGTGCAAAACTGAACATTCTCCAGACCTTTCGGGCCTATTTGTACGCCCTGTTGCTCGGGGCCTCGGGAGGGGCGATCACGGCCTTTGCCCTGCCGGCTTGCGTCCGTATCACGGAACTCTTGAAGGAGGGAAACATACCTCAAGCCGTGAAGGTCCAGCAGATTCTCAACGGACTCTTCAAAGGCTCAGGGGAAAGCTCAGGGGTACTGGGCAAACTGAAGGTGGCTACCGGAATAGCGAGCGGCCTTAACTTCGGTCCCCCGCGACCGCCCTACAACGCGCCATCAGCCCAGGATGTTGAAACCCTGCGGGCGACGTATGACAGGCTTAACGAGGCTATGAAATAGTTGAGCGCTGAGGTGAGAAGACAGGGGTGAGAACCCCTGAAAGGTGAACGTATGTCTAAGCAAAAGGAACGAGGGAAAGTGTGTGTTGATTTTTCCGACCTGGATTGGCGGGGGGCACATGCATTATTGACGAGTCTTGTGGTCCCGCGCCCGATTGCACTTGTCTCGACCGTGGGCAAAACCGGAGGGTTTAACGTGGCGCCCTTCAGCTTCTATGGCGCGATGGGCTGCAAGCCCGCCTTGGTTTACATCGGAATTGGGGCGAGGAGAAGAAAGCGGGAGCGGAAGGATACTATTCGAAACATCAAATCTACGAGGGAGTTCGTCATCAGTGCGGTTGATGATAGCCTCACAGACAAGATGAACCAATGCGGTGCAGACTATCCCTACGGCGTTTCCGAGTTCGAGGAAGTGGGGCTGACTCCCGTAAAGGCCGACCTGGTGGCAGCCCCCATGGTTCTGGAATCACCAATCAACATGGAATGCAAGGTACTCAGGATAATGACCTTTGGAAAGTTTCCCGACTCCGTCGACGTGGTGATCGGGGAACTGCTCCGGGTCCACATAGAGCGTGACCTATTAAAAGACGGTGTTGTGGACAGTCGCAAACTGAAGACAATTGCCCGTCTCGGGGAGGGATTTTATTGCACCACAGAGCACGTTTTTGAGCTTAAGGAACCCGACGGAACCCTGGGTTGACCATGAGAAGTGTGACGAAGCATGATAAATGAGAGGAGGAGTAATGGCCTTGTTGGAAGAAGTAAACAAACATTACGGTAAGTTGAAATTATTCATAGACGGTAGATGGGTGGAGCCGGAGACCGGCAAATATTTCGAAACCACCAACCCCGCAACCGGAGAGGTAATAGCGGAAGCCCCCGTGGCATCCCCAGGTGAGGTCGATAAGACCATCGCTTCAGCCCAGGAGGCTTTTAAGAAGTGGAGAAACGTACCTTTCAGGGACAGGGTGAAGCTCGTCTTCAACCTCAGGGACACCTTCGGCAGACACCACGAAGAACTCGCCAGGATCCTCGTCCAGGACCACGGATGTGCCATAGACGAGGGCAGGGGGACCATATCACGGTGCATGGAGAATATTGAAGCCGCAGGGAGCGCCATGTACAGCCTCTTCAAGGGCGAACACGTGGATCAGCTCGCCAACGGCATCGACTGCTACCTGATACGGGAGCCGATGGGCGTATTCATGATCATTACACCGGGAAACATCCCCATGCACGCATGGTCGTCCTTCGTCCCTTACGCCCTGGCCTGCGGGTGCACGGTTATCGTAAAACCGAGCCGCCAGTGTCCCGTATCGGCAGATGCCATGTTCAAGATGCTCGATGAGACGGGTTTTCCTCCTGGTGTCGCTAACCTGCTCCACATGGGACCGGAGAGAGAGCTCAATAAGCGTATCATATCTGATCCGAGGGTCAAAGGTGTGGGCCTCATCGGATCGACCAGGGTAAGTAAGGAACTTTTTGAATTGTGCGGAAAATATGGCAAGAGGTCCTCTCTTAACGGCAACGGCAAGAACTACATCGTGATCATGCCTGACAGCAGTCTGGATAATGCAGTGCAGTATATACTCCGCGGGTGCTTCGGCATGACCGGTCAGCGTTGCCTCGGATCGGACAACGTGGCGGTCATAGGGGACAACGCTCGATACGAAGAACTGAAAGAGAAACTGATCATAGCTTCAAAGGCAATGAAGATGGGCTATGGTCTCGATGAGACCGTTGAGCTTGGCCCCCTGACCACCGACAACGGGAAAAGGCAGGTGCTTGATTTTATTGAGTCCGGCCTTAAGGCTGGTGCGAAACTCCTCCTTGACGGACGGGAGGCAAAGGTTCCCGGATATGAGAAGGGCTATTTCGTTGGTCCCACAGTCTTCGAAGGGGTAACCCCTGACATGTATATTGCCCGGGAAGAGGCCTTTGGTCCCATGTGCAACCTTATAAGGGCTACGGACCTTGATCAGGCGATAGGATGGATCAACGGGACGAACTACGGCCACTCTGCCTGCATTGTGACAGAGAGCGGAAAAGCTGCCCGTAAGTTCATCAGGGAGTGTGAAGTGGGCAACATAGGGGTAAATGCCGGTATCCCGCAGCCCTATGCCTTCTTCGGCCTTGGCTCAAAAAAGGATTCCTTCTTCGGCAACTCGAAATCGAGGATGGATTCGGTGAAGCTGTTCCTCGATGAGAAGACAGTGACGGTGAGGTGGGTGTGAGCGCCCATTTCGCATCCCTTCGGTCTTGGCAGCCCGTTTCATAAATACGACGACGCGCGGGTAGTTGTCCCGAAAATCCCTCCCGAGGACCCTTGGAAGGGGTGGTGTCTTCATTACATTCTCAAGTTATTTTGTGTGGGCTCCCTGTAGTCGCTGTTCTTGCCATATTTTCTTACTTTTATAGCGTGGGAGTCGTTAACCATGACACCGGCTACGTTAGCTTCCCGAAACAACCGCAGACAGCCTTTTAAATTTCATGGCAGCTTTCAAACGGTAATGAATGACCAGAAATAGGGAATTTTTCTTAACCTCATAAGGACATTATGCGATAACGATAATGAAGCACACATATGCTGTATCGACCCTGCATCTAATTGGCGGAGACAACAATGCTGC is a genomic window containing:
- a CDS encoding dihydrodipicolinate synthase family protein; this encodes MQEFKGIFTILPLPFTEDYKINEEELYRAVDWAVKAGSQGIIATGSAAEFSHLTRDERRWLMESTLKQIRKHDGIKAMAMTAAAATFETIEYTAYAKDLGYDAALIVPPYYWKVNESEVFRHYKMISEAVDIPVVIYHNVTTSKFSISVDFAERLSTIPNIAGIKEMSTDLTFLQSLYERLGAKLNILQTFRAYLYALLLGASGGAITAFALPACVRITELLKEGNIPQAVKVQQILNGLFKGSGESSGVLGKLKVATGIASGLNFGPPRPPYNAPSAQDVETLRATYDRLNEAMK
- a CDS encoding flavin reductase family protein, whose translation is MSKQKERGKVCVDFSDLDWRGAHALLTSLVVPRPIALVSTVGKTGGFNVAPFSFYGAMGCKPALVYIGIGARRRKRERKDTIRNIKSTREFVISAVDDSLTDKMNQCGADYPYGVSEFEEVGLTPVKADLVAAPMVLESPINMECKVLRIMTFGKFPDSVDVVIGELLRVHIERDLLKDGVVDSRKLKTIARLGEGFYCTTEHVFELKEPDGTLG
- a CDS encoding aldehyde dehydrogenase family protein — translated: MALLEEVNKHYGKLKLFIDGRWVEPETGKYFETTNPATGEVIAEAPVASPGEVDKTIASAQEAFKKWRNVPFRDRVKLVFNLRDTFGRHHEELARILVQDHGCAIDEGRGTISRCMENIEAAGSAMYSLFKGEHVDQLANGIDCYLIREPMGVFMIITPGNIPMHAWSSFVPYALACGCTVIVKPSRQCPVSADAMFKMLDETGFPPGVANLLHMGPERELNKRIISDPRVKGVGLIGSTRVSKELFELCGKYGKRSSLNGNGKNYIVIMPDSSLDNAVQYILRGCFGMTGQRCLGSDNVAVIGDNARYEELKEKLIIASKAMKMGYGLDETVELGPLTTDNGKRQVLDFIESGLKAGAKLLLDGREAKVPGYEKGYFVGPTVFEGVTPDMYIAREEAFGPMCNLIRATDLDQAIGWINGTNYGHSACIVTESGKAARKFIRECEVGNIGVNAGIPQPYAFFGLGSKKDSFFGNSKSRMDSVKLFLDEKTVTVRWV
- the iadA gene encoding beta-aspartyl-peptidase is translated as MITLIRNVQVFAPEDRGAQDVVILGDRIVAIGGDLTKWTEVSESQVIEGKGRYLVPGFIDQHVHLLGGGGAAGFGSRGPETAFSEAVLAGTTTVVGCVGVDQEGRDLKELYAKTKSLEVRGLTARMYTGGFDMRITLTGSLKSDLFLIDNVIGSKVAVSDRRSVQPTHDELKRVFAETIVGGLSANKAGVVHIHMGDQKTGLTPVMRAWQEVEMPIRKIVPTHLNRNAILMEQGLDWAMSGGLVDFTPSITPGDFKEAKRASEAVGIYLSKGVPIDQITLSTDANGVFTIHGFDKMFRVPMTLLQQEFQDLVLVRKLSMTDALRCVSTNVADILRLSQKGRIAEGADADMLLLDPETLDVDVVMARGIVVVDEKKFISRQKLDV